From one Phocaeicola salanitronis DSM 18170 genomic stretch:
- a CDS encoding L-threonylcarbamoyladenylate synthase, whose amino-acid sequence MKEEIKNACEVMNKGGVILYPTDTVWGIGCDATNEEAVKRVYEIKRRADSKAMLVLVDSPVKVDYYVQDVPSVAWDLIELTTKPLTIIYDGARNLAPNLLAEDGSVGIRVTNEAFSKELCFRFRKAIVSTSANISGEPSPAVFSEISEEIKSAVDYIVDFRREETGHPKPSSIIKLGKGGEVKIIRE is encoded by the coding sequence ATGAAAGAAGAAATCAAGAACGCATGCGAGGTCATGAATAAAGGGGGCGTAATCCTTTATCCCACTGATACCGTATGGGGCATCGGGTGCGATGCTACGAATGAAGAAGCCGTAAAGCGGGTGTATGAAATCAAGCGCCGCGCCGATAGCAAGGCGATGCTTGTGCTGGTGGACAGCCCGGTGAAAGTGGATTATTATGTACAGGATGTTCCCTCCGTGGCATGGGACTTGATAGAACTGACTACCAAGCCTTTGACCATCATTTATGACGGGGCGCGCAATTTGGCTCCCAATTTGTTGGCTGAAGACGGGAGTGTAGGCATACGGGTCACCAATGAGGCGTTTTCGAAAGAGCTTTGCTTCCGTTTCCGCAAGGCGATTGTGTCTACTTCCGCCAATATCAGCGGCGAGCCTTCTCCGGCGGTCTTTAGCGAGATAAGCGAGGAGATAAAGAGTGCGGTCGATTACATTGTCGATTTCCGGAGGGAAGAAACGGGGCATCCCAAGCCCTCCAGCATCATCAAGTTGGGCAAAGGCGGAGAGGTGAAAATCATCCGCGAGTAA
- a CDS encoding chloride channel protein has protein sequence MKISEERFDVLQHFIAWREKHIKDKQFILMLSLLVGVFTALAAYVLKFLVEYIKEFLTNRFDPMGANWLYLVYPVVGIFITGLFIRKVVRDDISHGVTKILYAISRKQSRIKRHNIWSSVCASGITIGFGGSVGAEAPIVLTGSAIGSNLGSLFRLDHKTLMLLVGCGAAGAVSGIFKAPIAGLVFTLEVLMIDLTMASLLPLLITSVTAASVSYLLTGTEAMFQFHLDYPFSLERIPHAIALGIFCGLVAWYFTRAMNWIENIFRRYSNPYIKFAIGGTMLSILIFLFPPLYGEGYDTISLLLNGTTEYEWDTVMNNSLFYGNTHLLVPYLLLIILFKVFASSATNGGGGCGGIFAPSLFLGCIAGFVFSYVCNEFHIGDTYVPEKNFALMGMAGLMSGVMHAPLTGVFLIAELTGGYGLFLPLMIVSVCAYLTIIVFEPHSIYSMRLAKKGELITHHKDKAVLTLMNIESIVENDFLKVRPDMDLGEMVKTISKSSRNLFPVVDVNDELIGIVELDDIRTIIFRQELYHRYRVEGFMKEPKARIVKTDSMEEVMKKFDTTKAWNLPVVDEENRYLGFVSKSKMLNTYRQVLVDLSAE, from the coding sequence ATGAAGATTTCTGAAGAAAGGTTTGATGTGCTTCAGCATTTCATCGCATGGCGCGAAAAGCACATCAAGGATAAACAATTCATATTGATGCTGAGCTTGCTGGTGGGCGTGTTCACGGCGCTGGCGGCGTATGTGTTGAAGTTCTTGGTAGAATACATTAAGGAGTTCCTGACCAACCGGTTCGACCCGATGGGTGCCAACTGGCTGTATTTGGTTTATCCCGTAGTAGGTATTTTCATAACGGGTTTGTTCATCCGGAAAGTGGTGCGCGATGATATCAGCCACGGTGTGACTAAAATCCTTTATGCCATCTCGCGCAAGCAGAGCCGCATCAAGCGGCACAACATCTGGTCTTCGGTTTGCGCTTCGGGCATCACCATCGGCTTTGGAGGTTCGGTAGGAGCGGAGGCGCCCATTGTCTTGACCGGTTCGGCTATCGGTTCCAATTTGGGAAGCCTGTTCCGCTTGGACCATAAGACCTTGATGCTTTTAGTGGGATGCGGAGCCGCAGGGGCGGTTTCGGGCATCTTCAAGGCTCCTATCGCCGGGCTGGTGTTTACGCTGGAAGTGCTGATGATAGACCTTACGATGGCTTCTTTGCTTCCTTTGCTGATTACCAGCGTTACGGCGGCTTCGGTTTCTTATCTGCTTACGGGTACGGAGGCGATGTTCCAGTTTCATTTAGACTATCCGTTTTCGCTGGAACGCATTCCGCATGCCATAGCGTTGGGAATCTTCTGCGGGCTGGTGGCATGGTATTTCACCCGTGCCATGAACTGGATAGAAAATATTTTCCGGCGTTATTCCAATCCGTACATCAAGTTTGCGATAGGCGGGACGATGCTGAGCATCCTGATATTCCTTTTCCCCCCGCTTTATGGTGAAGGGTATGATACGATTTCGCTCTTGCTCAATGGGACCACCGAGTACGAATGGGATACCGTAATGAACAATTCGCTTTTCTACGGCAATACGCATTTGCTTGTGCCTTATTTGCTCCTGATTATTTTGTTTAAGGTATTCGCTTCGAGTGCTACCAATGGAGGAGGCGGGTGTGGCGGAATCTTTGCTCCGAGCTTGTTCTTAGGGTGTATTGCCGGATTTGTCTTTTCGTATGTATGCAATGAGTTCCATATCGGCGACACCTACGTCCCTGAAAAGAACTTTGCTTTGATGGGCATGGCGGGGCTGATGTCGGGCGTCATGCATGCCCCGTTGACCGGTGTTTTCCTGATAGCCGAACTTACCGGAGGATACGGCTTGTTCCTTCCGTTGATGATTGTATCGGTATGCGCTTACCTGACGATTATCGTTTTCGAGCCGCATAGCATTTATTCCATGCGTTTGGCAAAGAAAGGCGAACTGATTACGCACCATAAAGACAAGGCGGTGCTGACCTTGATGAACATCGAAAGCATCGTGGAGAACGATTTCCTGAAAGTGCGTCCCGACATGGATTTGGGAGAAATGGTGAAGACCATATCCAAGTCGAGCCGGAATCTTTTCCCCGTAGTGGATGTGAACGATGAACTGATAGGCATCGTGGAACTGGATGATATCCGTACCATTATTTTCCGTCAGGAGTTGTATCACCGCTATCGGGTGGAAGGTTTCATGAAGGAGCCGAAAGCGCGGATTGTGAAGACCGACTCGATGGAAGAAGTGATGAAGAAGTTCGATACAACGAAGGCTTGGAACCTGCCTGTAGTGGATGAGGAAAACCGTTATTTGGGCTTTGTCTCGAAATCGAAGATGCT